In a single window of the Pseudopipra pipra isolate bDixPip1 chromosome 21, bDixPip1.hap1, whole genome shotgun sequence genome:
- the MDH2 gene encoding malate dehydrogenase, mitochondrial: MLSRLSTATSAALRRGIATSAQNNAKVAVLGASGGIGQPLSLLLKNSPLVSKLSLYDIAHTPGVAADLSHIETKAKVKGFMGPEQLPECLKGCDIVVIPAGVPRKPGMTRDDLFNTNASIVASLTTGCAKHCPEAMICIISNPVNSTIPITSEVFKKHGVYNPNKIFGVTTLDIVRANTFVAELKGLDPARVTVPVIGGHAGKTIIPLISQCTPKVEFPQDQLEKLTARIQEAGTEVVQAKAGAGSATLSMAYAGARFVFSLLDAMGGKQGVVECAFVKSDVTESPYFSTPLQLGKKGIEKNLGLGKLSPFEEKMVAAAMPELKASIKKGEEFAKNFK, translated from the exons ATGCTGTCCCGCCTCAGCACCGCCACCAGCGCCGCCCTGCGCCGCGGCATCGCCACCTCCGCACAG AACAATGCCaaggtggcagtgctgggggccTCGGGGGGCATCGGGCAGccgctgtccctgctcctgaaGAACAGCCCGCTGGTGAGCAAGCTCAGCCTCTATGACATTGCCCACACTCCAGGAGTGGCAGCTGACCTCAGCCACATCGAGACCAAAGCCAAGGTCAAAG GCTTCATGGGACCTGAGCAGTTGCCAGAATGTCTGAAGGGCTGTGATATTGTTGTTATTCCGGCGGGAGTCCCTAGAAAACCAG GTATGACTCGTGATGACCTGTTCAACACCAATGCCAGCATTGTTGCCTCTTTGACAACTGGCTGTGCAAAGCACTGTCCAGAAGCCATGATCTGTATTATTTCTAACCCG GTAAATTCAACCATCCCTATAACTTCAGAAGTCTTCAAGAAGCACGGTGTGTATAATCCCAACAAAATCTTTGGTGTCACAACGCTGGACATCGTCAGAGCAAACACTTTTGTGGCTGAACTGAAG GGCTTAGATCCAGCTCGAGTAACTGTTCCAGTTATTGGTGGCCACGCTGGGAAGACTATCATCCCTCTGATCTCTCAG TGCACACCAAAAGTGGAGTTTCCTCAGGATCAGCTGGAGAAGCTTACAGCAAGAATTCAGGAAGCTGGCACTGAGGTTGTCCAAGCTAAAGCAGGAGCAG GATCTGCCACCTTGTCCATGGCCTATGCTGGTGCTCGATTTGTGTTCTCTCTGCTGGATGCAATGGGTGGAAAGCAAGGGGTTGTGGAATGTGCCTTTGTTAAGTCGGACGTAACGGAGAGCCCGTACTTCTCTACACCTCTGCAGCTGGGA AAAAAAGGAATTGAGAAGAACCTAGGCCTTGGCAAGCTCTCCCCCTTTGAAGAGAAGATGGTTGCTGCGGCCATGCCTGAGCTGAAGGCTTCTATTAAGAAAGGAGAGGAATTTGCAAAGAACTTCAAGTGA
- the STYXL1 gene encoding serine/threonine/tyrosine-interacting-like protein 1 isoform X1 has protein sequence MAGVALCEPRHLYNIINQCRRFPRLAEPNYLCLLDARTQREFDESHIVTARRIERSPRGEYLIPSAEELGYVRHCVVYDYNTSVLSCCDYDEEEKETGSSAASGTGNSGLSPVHSQNTQEGAAFLHARNFQEFTRHHVLVLKGGYRHFSACFPFLGTQKTLWMPQELDNFQPYPVEILPLKLYMGNFKQACDQKIQKDLRIKALVNVSEQPGTLFAEDGESLHISVPDSLEADLFSFFPIISHFIDAQMDVGAVLVFSSLGISRSSTAIIAYLMHSCRLSLKGAWDYLLKCKPSMRPHRGFVEQLSAWESQMYGTNITDISEPNY, from the exons ATGGCAGGGGTGGCGCTCTGTGAGCCCCGACACCTCTACAACATCATCAACCAGTGCCGGCGGTTCCCGCGGCTGGCGGAGCCCAACTACCTGTGCCTGCTGG ATGCCCGTACTCAGCGTGAATTCGACGAGAGCCACATTGTTACAGCCCGCAGGATTGAACGG AGTCCTAGAGGGGAGTATCTGATCCCGAGTGCAGAGGAGTTGGGCTATGTCAGACACTGTGTGGTGTATGACTACAACACCAGCGTTTTGAGCTGCTGTGACTATgatgaagaggagaaagaaacag GGAGCAGTGCTGCTTCAGGGACCGGAAACAGTGGCTTGAGTCCCGTGCATTCCCAGA ATACTCAGGAAGGAGCTGCATTCCTCCACGCCAGAAACTTTCAGGAGTTCACCCGCCACCACGTGCTCGTCCTGAAGGGAGGGTACAGGCATTTTTcagcttgttttccttttctggggACTCAGAAGACACTGTGGATGCCTCAG GAACTAGACAACTTCCAGCCATACCCTGTAGAAATACTGCCTTTAAAGTTATATATGGGCAATTTCAAGCAGGCCTGTGAccaaaaaattcagaaagatCTGAGGATCAAAGCACTAGTCAATGTCTCTGAACAGCCTGGAACACT GTTTGCAGAAGATGGTGAATCCCTCCATATATCTGTTCCAGATTCACTCGAAGcagatcttttttctttctttcccatcaTTTCTCATTTCATAG ATGCTCAGATGGATGTTGGAGCAGTGCTGGTGTTCTCCAGCCTGGGGATAAGCCggagcagcacagccatcaTTGCCTATCTCATGCATTCCTGCCGGCTTTCCCTGAAG GGAGCTTGGGATTACCTCCTGAAGTGCAAACCGAGCATGAGACCCCACCGGGGTTTTGTGGAACAGCTCTCGGCCTGGGAGAGCCAAATGTACGGGACCAACATCACAGACATCTCTGAGCCAAACTACTGA
- the STYXL1 gene encoding serine/threonine/tyrosine-interacting-like protein 1 isoform X3: MAGVALCEPRHLYNIINQCRRFPRLAEPNYLCLLDARTQREFDESHIVTARRIERSPRGEYLIPSAEELGYVRHCVVYDYNTSVLSCCDYDEEEKETGSSAASGTGNSGLSPVHSQNTQEGAAFLHARNFQEFTRHHVLVLKGGYRHFSACFPFLGTQKTLWMPQELDNFQPYPVEILPLKLYMGNFKQACDQKIQKDLRIKALVNVSEQPGTLFAEDGESLHISVPDSLEADLFSFFPIISHFIDAQMDVGAVLVFSSLGISRSSTAIIAYLMHSCRLSLKGYKTKAVVKRTWYFSPGSEKESGSYSRELGITS, translated from the exons ATGGCAGGGGTGGCGCTCTGTGAGCCCCGACACCTCTACAACATCATCAACCAGTGCCGGCGGTTCCCGCGGCTGGCGGAGCCCAACTACCTGTGCCTGCTGG ATGCCCGTACTCAGCGTGAATTCGACGAGAGCCACATTGTTACAGCCCGCAGGATTGAACGG AGTCCTAGAGGGGAGTATCTGATCCCGAGTGCAGAGGAGTTGGGCTATGTCAGACACTGTGTGGTGTATGACTACAACACCAGCGTTTTGAGCTGCTGTGACTATgatgaagaggagaaagaaacag GGAGCAGTGCTGCTTCAGGGACCGGAAACAGTGGCTTGAGTCCCGTGCATTCCCAGA ATACTCAGGAAGGAGCTGCATTCCTCCACGCCAGAAACTTTCAGGAGTTCACCCGCCACCACGTGCTCGTCCTGAAGGGAGGGTACAGGCATTTTTcagcttgttttccttttctggggACTCAGAAGACACTGTGGATGCCTCAG GAACTAGACAACTTCCAGCCATACCCTGTAGAAATACTGCCTTTAAAGTTATATATGGGCAATTTCAAGCAGGCCTGTGAccaaaaaattcagaaagatCTGAGGATCAAAGCACTAGTCAATGTCTCTGAACAGCCTGGAACACT GTTTGCAGAAGATGGTGAATCCCTCCATATATCTGTTCCAGATTCACTCGAAGcagatcttttttctttctttcccatcaTTTCTCATTTCATAG ATGCTCAGATGGATGTTGGAGCAGTGCTGGTGTTCTCCAGCCTGGGGATAAGCCggagcagcacagccatcaTTGCCTATCTCATGCATTCCTGCCGGCTTTCCCTGAAG GGCTATAAAACTAAAGCTGTGGTTAAGAGAACATGGTATTTCTCTCCTGGATCTGAGAAAGAGAGTGGAAGCTACTCCAG GGAGCTTGGGATTACCTCCTGA
- the STYXL1 gene encoding serine/threonine/tyrosine-interacting-like protein 1 isoform X2, whose amino-acid sequence MAGVALCEPRHLYNIINQCRRFPRLAEPNYLCLLDARTQREFDESHIVTARRIERSPRGEYLIPSAEELGYVRHCVVYDYNTSVLSCCDYDEEEKETGSSAASGTGNSGLSPVHSQNTQEGAAFLHARNFQEFTRHHVLVLKGGYRHFSACFPFLGTQKTLWMPQELDNFQPYPVEILPLKLYMGNFKQACDQKIQKDLRIKALVNVSEQPGTLFAEDGESLHISVPDSLEADLFSFFPIISHFIDAQMDVGAVLVFSSLGISRSSTAIIAYLMHSCRLSLKGYKTKAVVKRTWYFSPGSEKESGSYSRSNPLPQMLL is encoded by the exons ATGGCAGGGGTGGCGCTCTGTGAGCCCCGACACCTCTACAACATCATCAACCAGTGCCGGCGGTTCCCGCGGCTGGCGGAGCCCAACTACCTGTGCCTGCTGG ATGCCCGTACTCAGCGTGAATTCGACGAGAGCCACATTGTTACAGCCCGCAGGATTGAACGG AGTCCTAGAGGGGAGTATCTGATCCCGAGTGCAGAGGAGTTGGGCTATGTCAGACACTGTGTGGTGTATGACTACAACACCAGCGTTTTGAGCTGCTGTGACTATgatgaagaggagaaagaaacag GGAGCAGTGCTGCTTCAGGGACCGGAAACAGTGGCTTGAGTCCCGTGCATTCCCAGA ATACTCAGGAAGGAGCTGCATTCCTCCACGCCAGAAACTTTCAGGAGTTCACCCGCCACCACGTGCTCGTCCTGAAGGGAGGGTACAGGCATTTTTcagcttgttttccttttctggggACTCAGAAGACACTGTGGATGCCTCAG GAACTAGACAACTTCCAGCCATACCCTGTAGAAATACTGCCTTTAAAGTTATATATGGGCAATTTCAAGCAGGCCTGTGAccaaaaaattcagaaagatCTGAGGATCAAAGCACTAGTCAATGTCTCTGAACAGCCTGGAACACT GTTTGCAGAAGATGGTGAATCCCTCCATATATCTGTTCCAGATTCACTCGAAGcagatcttttttctttctttcccatcaTTTCTCATTTCATAG ATGCTCAGATGGATGTTGGAGCAGTGCTGGTGTTCTCCAGCCTGGGGATAAGCCggagcagcacagccatcaTTGCCTATCTCATGCATTCCTGCCGGCTTTCCCTGAAG GGCTATAAAACTAAAGCTGTGGTTAAGAGAACATGGTATTTCTCTCCTGGATCTGAGAAAGAGAGTGGAAGCTACTCCAG AAGCAATCCCCTCCCACAGATGCTGCTGTAG
- the TMEM120A gene encoding ion channel TACAN, which produces MGITGRPGPAPKPGPAPRWACPEGGGAAARWPRAGPGSAIAAMAAGASAAECLREWEELQDGFQRIQDNHKLYKQKLEELTKLQDGISSSIARQKKRLKELSVSLKKCKAHASPEQVSSIQEAENLIKERQNVFFEMEAYLPKKNGLYLSLVLGNVNVTLLSKQAKFAYKDEYEKFKLYLTIILLIVSSSCRFLFNSRVTDAVFNFLLVWYYCTLTIRESILINNGSKIKGWWVFHHYISTFLSGVMLTWPDGLMYQMFRNQFLSFSMYQSFVQFLQYYYQSGCLYRLRALGERHNMDLTVEGFQSWMWRGLTFLLPFLFFGHFWQLYNAITLFRMLQHPECKEWQVLMCGLPFFILFLGNFFTTLRVVHQKFQNKNKDTKEN; this is translated from the exons ATGGGAATTACAGGCCGGCCTGGCCCCGCCCCCAAGcctggccccgccccccggTGGGCGTGCCCGGAAGGGGGCGGGGCAGCGGCGCGGTGgccgcgggccgggccgggctccgCCATCGCCGCCATGGCCGCGGGCGCCTCGGCCGCCGAGTGCCTGCGGGAgtgggaggagctgcaggacgGCTTCCAGCGCATCCAG GATAACCACAAGCTGTACAAGCAAAAACTCGAGGAGCTAACCAAGCTCCAGGATGGGATCTCCAGCTCCATCGCACGGCAGAAGAAGCGGCTGAAGGAGCTCTCGGTCTCCCTCAAAAA ATGCAAAGCCCACGCGAGTCCCGAGCAGGTATCTTCCATCCAAGAGGCCGAGAACCTGATTAAAGAGAGGCAGAATGTTTTCTTTGAGATGGAGGCCTATCTGCCAAAGAAGAACGG GTTGTACCTGAGTCTGGTGCTCGGGAACGTGAACGTCACACTGCTCAGCAAACAGGCCAA GTTTGCTTATAAAGATGAATATGAGAAGTTCAAGCTCTACCTCACCATCATCCTACTCATTGTCTCCTCCTCCTGTCGGTTCCTCTTCAACTCCCG GGTGACAGATGCTGTCTTTAACTTCCTTCTGGTATGGTACTACTGCACCCTCACCATCCGAGAGAGCATCCTGATCAACAACGGATCCAA AATCAAAGGCTGGTGGGTTTTTCATCACTACATCTCCACCTTCCTCTCAGGTGTCATGCTGACATG GCCAGATGGGCTCATGTACCAGATGTTCAGGAACCAGTTTCTCTCCTTCTCCATGTACCAGA GCTTTGTGCAGTTCCTGCAGTATTACTACCAGAGTGGGTGCCTGTACCGCCTGCGAGCGCTGGGTGAGAGGCACAACATGGATCTGACCGTGG AGGGTTTCCAGTCCTGGATGTGGAGAGGCCTCACGTTCctgcttcccttcctcttctttgGGCAC tTCTGGCAGCTCTACAACGCCATCACCCTCTTCCGCATGCTCCAGCACCCAGAATGCAAGGAGTGGCAG GTCCTCATGTGCGGCCTCCCCTTCTTCATCCTCTTCCTGGGGAACTTCTTCACCACCCTCCGCGTTGTCCACCAGAAGTTTCAGAACAAGAACAAAGACACAAAGGAGAATTGA